In Aureibaculum algae, the following are encoded in one genomic region:
- a CDS encoding acyl-CoA thioesterase, whose translation MKSITYTSEIRVRFNETDPLGIVWHGNYITYFEDGREAFGRSHGISYLDVKANGFATPIVKSSCEHKLPLKYGDIATIETTFVDSPAAKMIFTYKIFNPEGKIVCTGETIQVFTDDNGDLALTAPKFFEDWKRKVGL comes from the coding sequence ATGAAAAGTATCACTTACACTTCAGAAATACGCGTTCGCTTTAATGAAACAGATCCGCTTGGTATTGTATGGCATGGTAATTATATTACCTATTTTGAAGACGGTAGAGAGGCGTTCGGAAGGTCACATGGAATTTCTTATTTAGATGTAAAAGCAAATGGTTTTGCAACCCCAATAGTGAAATCTTCTTGTGAGCACAAATTACCATTAAAATATGGTGATATTGCCACCATAGAAACCACTTTTGTAGATTCACCAGCGGCAAAAATGATATTTACTTATAAAATATTTAATCCCGAAGGTAAAATTGTGTGTACGGGTGAAACCATTCAGGTTTTTACAGATGATAATGGTGACTTGGCTTTAACGGCTCCTAAATTCTTTGAAGATTGGAAGCGTAAAGTTGGTTTGTAA
- a CDS encoding nuclear transport factor 2 family protein codes for MKEKMKENAVAFYKLAYEGNPRKAIELYVGEAYIQHNPDVANGTEGFIEYFERMQREYPKKSIEFVRVISENDLVALHTHQIWPDSDEYVTMDFFRFDANAKIVEHWDAIQQIPKTSANENKMY; via the coding sequence ATGAAAGAAAAAATGAAAGAAAATGCCGTAGCGTTTTACAAATTGGCATATGAAGGGAATCCAAGAAAAGCTATAGAATTATATGTTGGGGAAGCATACATTCAACATAATCCTGATGTGGCTAATGGTACGGAGGGTTTTATTGAATATTTTGAACGCATGCAAAGAGAATATCCTAAGAAATCAATTGAATTTGTTCGTGTAATCTCTGAAAATGATTTGGTTGCATTACATACGCACCAAATATGGCCTGATAGTGATGAGTACGTTACGATGGATTTTTTCAGATTTGATGCCAACGCAAAAATTGTTGAACATTGGGATGCGATTCAGCAAATACCAAAAACTTCGGCAAACGAAAACAAAATGTATTAA